From Pedobacter indicus, a single genomic window includes:
- a CDS encoding Gfo/Idh/MocA family protein: protein MKQDRRSFLKSSTVIAGATAIGTAPLSSAFASNDDTIKIALIGCGNRGTGAAVQALSTKQNLKLVAMADAFQDRLDSSYKILKQKFADKVDVPEDRQFVGFDGYKQAIPLADVVLLVTPPGFRPIHFEEAIKQGKHAFIEKPVAVDAPGIRKVLAAAEEAKKKKLNVVVGLQRRYQDNYRETIQRIHAGDIGKVHSGQVYWNSGGVWVKPREEGQTEMEYQMRNWYYFNWLCGDHIVEQHVHQLDVANWVLGGHPVSVQGTGSRAWRTGKDYGEIYDNHAVEFTYEDGAVIYSQSRHFEGTSNRVDETFQATGGKVYLSANNSGILWDNNGKELFSHPTKNNRNPYQTEHDELFEAIAKGEFKFQDGEYGAISTFTGIIGRLATYSGKVLKWDEALASDISLMPDQFSWDALPKVLPDENGLYPYAQPGKTKVI, encoded by the coding sequence ATGAAACAAGATCGACGTAGCTTTTTAAAGTCTTCAACTGTTATAGCTGGCGCTACAGCCATCGGAACAGCGCCATTGTCCAGTGCATTTGCATCAAACGACGATACCATTAAAATTGCTCTAATCGGCTGTGGTAACCGGGGAACCGGGGCGGCGGTGCAGGCTTTAAGTACAAAGCAGAATCTTAAATTAGTAGCGATGGCTGATGCTTTTCAAGATCGTCTTGACAGTAGCTATAAAATCTTGAAGCAAAAGTTTGCTGATAAAGTTGACGTTCCGGAAGATCGTCAATTTGTGGGTTTCGATGGCTACAAGCAGGCCATACCCTTGGCTGACGTGGTACTCTTGGTGACTCCTCCAGGATTCCGACCAATTCATTTTGAAGAAGCAATTAAACAGGGAAAGCATGCCTTTATAGAAAAACCTGTGGCGGTTGATGCGCCCGGAATTAGAAAAGTATTAGCTGCTGCCGAAGAAGCGAAGAAAAAGAAACTTAACGTTGTCGTTGGTTTACAGCGCCGCTATCAAGATAACTACAGAGAAACAATCCAGCGAATTCACGCAGGTGATATCGGGAAAGTTCATTCAGGACAAGTATATTGGAATAGTGGTGGGGTATGGGTAAAGCCTCGCGAAGAAGGTCAGACAGAAATGGAATACCAAATGCGCAATTGGTATTATTTCAATTGGCTTTGTGGTGATCATATTGTTGAACAACATGTACACCAGCTTGATGTTGCCAATTGGGTTCTAGGTGGTCATCCAGTTTCTGTTCAGGGAACTGGGAGTCGCGCATGGCGTACTGGCAAGGATTATGGTGAAATTTATGACAACCACGCTGTAGAGTTTACCTATGAAGATGGAGCTGTTATTTATAGTCAAAGCCGCCATTTTGAAGGAACATCAAACCGTGTAGACGAGACATTTCAGGCTACGGGGGGTAAAGTTTATCTATCAGCAAATAATAGCGGTATCTTGTGGGACAATAATGGCAAAGAACTATTCAGTCATCCTACAAAGAATAACAGAAACCCCTATCAAACGGAACACGATGAACTTTTTGAAGCTATCGCCAAAGGGGAGTTCAAATTTCAAGATGGTGAATATGGAGCGATAAGCACATTCACTGGTATCATTGGGCGTTTAGCTACCTATTCAGGAAAAGTTTTAAAATGGGACGAAGCATTAGCATCTGACATTAGCCTGATGCCAGATCAATTCAGCTGGGATGCACTACCGAAAGTCCTTCCAGACGAAAACGGCCTTTATCCTTACGCTCAGCCAGGAAAAACAAAAGTTATCTAA
- a CDS encoding formylglycine-generating enzyme family protein, translating to MRYLNILLSVVFLTSISLASKAQQEANKLENYTQKIDGTNLSFTMQAIPGGSFTMGSENGNSDEKPTHQVQLDPFWMSTFEVTWDLFEPFLYKDYELSSSTEPLTPEVDAVTRPTKPYLDMTFGMGKLNHPALAMTHYSAIQFCKWIYARTGVFYRLPTEAEWEYAARAGSSTEYFFGEKADELGEYAWFNENSEEKTHEVGQKKANPWGLHDMYGNAAEWTYDQYYEDYSAFSGLDNINPIAEPTALYPHSVRGGSYLDEAQDLRSASRLASDPSWKQIDPQIPKSNWWFPDAPFVGIRLVRPAVQPPKEEIEAYYDKEPIPDF from the coding sequence ATGAGGTATCTAAATATACTGTTATCTGTTGTATTTTTAACATCTATATCCCTAGCAAGCAAAGCTCAGCAAGAAGCAAATAAACTTGAAAACTATACGCAGAAAATTGACGGCACGAATCTGTCGTTTACCATGCAAGCCATCCCTGGTGGCAGTTTTACGATGGGTAGTGAAAATGGAAATTCAGATGAGAAGCCAACCCATCAAGTACAGTTAGATCCATTTTGGATGAGTACTTTTGAGGTTACTTGGGATCTTTTCGAGCCTTTTTTATATAAAGATTATGAATTGAGCAGCAGCACTGAACCTCTAACACCAGAGGTAGACGCCGTTACGCGCCCGACCAAACCATATTTAGATATGACCTTCGGCATGGGTAAACTGAATCACCCGGCTTTAGCGATGACCCATTATAGTGCGATCCAATTCTGTAAATGGATCTATGCACGAACGGGAGTTTTTTACCGACTGCCAACAGAAGCAGAATGGGAGTATGCAGCACGTGCAGGTTCATCTACTGAGTATTTCTTCGGAGAGAAAGCTGACGAGCTCGGAGAATACGCTTGGTTTAATGAAAACAGTGAAGAAAAAACACACGAGGTAGGTCAGAAGAAAGCGAATCCATGGGGGCTACATGACATGTATGGAAATGCTGCTGAATGGACCTATGATCAATATTACGAGGATTACAGTGCTTTCTCAGGACTGGACAACATAAATCCCATCGCCGAACCTACCGCCCTTTACCCACATAGCGTTCGCGGGGGTTCGTACTTGGATGAAGCGCAAGATTTAAGATCAGCTTCGCGCTTAGCATCTGATCCATCTTGGAAGCAAATAGACCCACAGATACCCAAAAGCAATTGGTGGTTTCCCGATGCACCGTTTGTCGGCATAAGGCTGGTTCGTCCAGCTGTTCAGCCTCCTAAAGAAGAAATCGAAGCCTATTATGACAAGGAGCCTATCCCTGATTTTTAG
- a CDS encoding GH92 family glycosyl hydrolase gives MKSFFTFLLLFLCFGASAQFVDKIEDHVEWVNPLMGTDSKPSMSNGNTYPAVGVPWGMNLWTPQTGKMGDGWTYQYTADKIRGLRQTHQPSPWMNDYGQFAIMPVTGELKFTEDDRASWFSHKAEISKPYYYSVYLADHNVTAELTPTERAAQFKFTFPEEDHSYVVIDAFDRGSYVKVIPEENKVIGYTTRYSRGKLTNFKNYFVIQFDKAFDFTGTADTGIYKEGRLELESEHAIAVIGFKTKTNEEVNAKVASSFISFDQAELNLKRELGSDDFATTKAKAKELWNDRLSKIDVEGGTIDQIRTFYSSMYRTLFFPNKLYEINENDEIVHWSPYNGEILPGYMFAGTGFWDTFRALYPFLNLVYPSINKEMQEGLINAYKEGGFLPEWSSPGFANIMIGNNSASVVADAYIKGLRGYDIEKLYEALLHGANNEGPMDAVGRRGAPYYNELGYVPYDVGINENAARTLEYAYDDFAIYQLAKALKRPKKEIELYAKRSQNFRNLFDPSTGLMRGKNEDGKFQEPFNPFKWGDAFTEGNSWHYTWSVFHDVEGLIGLMGGKEEFVKKLDSVFTLPPVFDESYYGSVIHEIREMQVANMGQYAHGNQPIQHMIYLYNYAGTPWKAQYWVREVLDRMYRATPDGYCGDEDNGQTSAWYVFSALGFYPVTPATDQYVIGAPLFKKATITLEDGKKIVLKAEENSDANKFVDAIQINGKSYDKNWFNHFDLIKGVDIDFTMTSEPNKSRGTSQSSFPYSYSNNK, from the coding sequence ATGAAATCTTTCTTTACATTTCTCCTACTATTTTTATGCTTCGGAGCATCGGCACAGTTTGTCGATAAAATCGAAGATCATGTCGAATGGGTCAACCCCTTAATGGGAACTGATTCCAAACCATCCATGTCAAACGGAAACACGTATCCCGCAGTTGGGGTGCCGTGGGGCATGAATCTATGGACTCCGCAAACCGGTAAAATGGGAGACGGTTGGACATATCAATACACGGCCGATAAAATTCGGGGTTTAAGACAAACCCATCAGCCTTCGCCATGGATGAATGATTACGGGCAGTTTGCGATTATGCCTGTAACAGGAGAATTAAAGTTTACAGAAGATGACCGGGCTAGCTGGTTTTCTCACAAAGCAGAAATATCAAAGCCGTACTACTATAGCGTTTACCTGGCAGATCATAATGTAACAGCGGAACTAACACCTACAGAACGAGCCGCACAGTTCAAATTTACGTTTCCTGAAGAAGATCATTCTTATGTAGTTATCGACGCATTCGACCGAGGTTCGTACGTAAAAGTTATCCCTGAGGAAAATAAAGTGATCGGTTACACTACACGCTACAGTCGTGGAAAACTAACCAACTTCAAGAATTATTTTGTAATTCAATTTGACAAAGCTTTCGACTTTACCGGAACTGCTGATACTGGCATCTATAAAGAAGGAAGATTGGAGTTGGAATCAGAACATGCGATTGCTGTTATTGGTTTCAAAACCAAGACGAACGAAGAAGTAAACGCCAAAGTCGCCTCGTCTTTTATCAGCTTTGACCAGGCAGAATTAAACTTAAAACGTGAGCTGGGGTCAGATGATTTTGCCACAACCAAAGCAAAAGCAAAAGAGCTGTGGAATGATCGGCTTTCGAAAATCGATGTTGAAGGGGGAACAATTGATCAGATCCGGACATTTTACTCAAGCATGTACCGTACGTTGTTTTTCCCAAATAAGCTATATGAGATTAATGAAAACGATGAGATTGTTCACTGGAGCCCGTATAATGGCGAGATCTTACCGGGTTACATGTTCGCAGGTACAGGTTTTTGGGATACTTTCAGAGCTTTATATCCATTCCTCAATTTGGTGTACCCTTCTATTAATAAAGAAATGCAGGAAGGGCTTATTAACGCTTATAAAGAAGGTGGTTTTCTTCCAGAATGGTCAAGTCCCGGCTTTGCAAATATTATGATCGGAAACAATTCAGCTTCTGTAGTGGCTGATGCTTATATTAAAGGCCTCCGTGGTTATGATATAGAAAAATTATATGAAGCACTCCTTCATGGCGCCAACAATGAAGGGCCAATGGATGCTGTTGGTAGAAGGGGAGCTCCATATTACAATGAATTGGGCTATGTTCCTTATGATGTCGGGATTAATGAAAATGCTGCCCGAACGCTCGAATATGCCTATGATGATTTCGCGATCTACCAATTAGCGAAAGCATTAAAAAGACCAAAAAAGGAGATCGAACTGTACGCTAAAAGAAGTCAGAACTTCCGCAACTTATTCGATCCGTCGACAGGCCTTATGCGCGGAAAGAATGAAGACGGTAAGTTTCAAGAGCCTTTTAATCCGTTCAAATGGGGTGACGCATTTACAGAGGGTAATAGCTGGCATTATACCTGGTCGGTATTCCATGATGTAGAAGGTTTAATTGGTTTAATGGGTGGGAAAGAAGAATTTGTAAAGAAATTAGACTCGGTTTTTACATTACCTCCAGTATTTGATGAAAGCTATTACGGTAGTGTTATTCATGAAATACGAGAAATGCAAGTGGCTAATATGGGCCAGTACGCACATGGTAACCAACCCATTCAGCACATGATTTATCTGTACAATTATGCAGGTACTCCTTGGAAAGCGCAGTATTGGGTCCGCGAAGTGTTGGATCGGATGTATCGGGCAACTCCTGATGGCTATTGCGGTGATGAAGATAATGGTCAGACTTCTGCATGGTATGTGTTTTCTGCATTGGGTTTCTATCCGGTTACACCAGCCACAGATCAGTATGTGATTGGGGCACCTTTATTTAAGAAAGCAACCATTACCTTAGAAGACGGAAAGAAAATCGTATTGAAGGCTGAAGAGAATAGTGACGCCAACAAATTTGTCGATGCTATACAAATAAATGGAAAAAGCTATGATAAAAACTGGTTTAATCATTTCGACCTTATAAAAGGGGTGGATATCGACTTTACGATGACCAGCGAACCCAATAAATCAAGAGGTACAAGTCAATCTTCGTTTCCATATTCATATTCAAATAACAAATAA
- a CDS encoding response regulator, which produces MENLKVHIVEDEVIIAYDLQDIIESIGHRVIDISTSVDEAIAKLDSAQPDFFIVDIHLKGDKKGFELGQVLKELDIPFIYMSSVESMRASAKDEAYAFLSKPFDQRDVQKAVKTICRSICLAST; this is translated from the coding sequence ATGGAGAATTTGAAAGTACATATTGTAGAGGATGAAGTCATCATAGCTTACGACTTACAGGATATCATTGAAAGCATAGGACATCGGGTTATTGACATTTCGACGTCAGTTGATGAAGCTATTGCCAAACTGGATTCAGCTCAACCTGATTTTTTTATCGTTGACATTCATTTAAAAGGAGATAAAAAAGGATTTGAACTGGGTCAAGTTCTTAAAGAACTTGATATACCTTTTATTTACATGTCCTCGGTCGAAAGCATGCGTGCGTCAGCAAAAGATGAAGCATATGCATTTCTATCGAAACCCTTCGATCAACGCGATGTGCAGAAAGCAGTCAAAACTATTTGCAGGAGCATCTGCTTAGCTTCTACTTAA
- a CDS encoding NDR1/HIN1-like protein — MKKSKNTRKLSFILILFVTFLAGCSIGQQAKEIKTLADCKYTLTGVDDVFISGTDVQKLIENRDFALTNSPSLALGFLSKNIPLRANLHVTIDNPTDNAASINYFDYEILVNNHSFTEGTIDQEIHIQPKEEQQVELAFNANIYEFLKNDSIRNDIQNFILASSRGVEQKASVTLKIKPAIVIKDKLFKYPGFISINRELNSNLLGLK; from the coding sequence ATGAAAAAGTCAAAAAATACGCGAAAGTTATCTTTCATACTAATCTTGTTTGTTACTTTTTTAGCTGGCTGTTCAATCGGACAGCAGGCTAAAGAAATTAAGACATTAGCCGACTGTAAGTATACGCTAACCGGTGTAGACGATGTATTTATTTCAGGTACCGACGTTCAGAAACTAATTGAAAATCGTGATTTTGCTCTTACAAACTCTCCCTCGTTAGCATTGGGCTTCCTTAGTAAAAATATTCCCTTGCGGGCAAACCTCCATGTTACAATTGATAACCCGACAGATAACGCTGCCTCGATTAACTATTTTGACTATGAGATTTTGGTAAACAACCATAGCTTTACAGAAGGTACGATTGATCAGGAGATCCATATTCAACCTAAAGAAGAACAGCAGGTTGAACTTGCATTCAATGCAAATATTTATGAGTTCCTAAAGAATGATTCGATCAGAAATGATATTCAAAATTTCATTCTGGCATCGAGTAGGGGAGTTGAACAAAAGGCTTCTGTAACATTAAAAATTAAACCGGCGATCGTTATTAAGGATAAGCTTTTTAAGTATCCAGGGTTTATCAGTATTAACCGCGAGTTAAACAGTAACTTATTGGGTCTTAAGTAG
- the recB gene encoding exodeoxyribonuclease V subunit beta, whose product MNRVKQNFHNFDVHSVALEGRNLIEASAGTGKTYSIAILVLRLILENKIGINSILMVTFTKAAVAELEERIRLFVRNAYKVAEEGASADPTITAIVTDAVARDGREEVIQLLKEAKLLLDETAVMTIHSFCQATLNEFALETKQLFGSDMLQDLSAIRQQQVDIFWRKNITTLHPLLLKSLADIDFNRQHISKIIDNTLGGQRFLFYNPAQVYQVTEEVEQLFLQQLDQLDKQRQEKWEELISEFNPQKETVIQKCEGNRYAEKSLLPLTDDAESFFTMLNQLTEKAYAIKLFGDWVEKLTTVNAIREQSQLVTEKLANHILSAAIQQITSGIQRYKDDNGLLSFDDLIRKLNTAIKAEGSSKLIEKLREKYQAVFIDEFQDTDRLQYEIFDRAFGDGTIVFYIGDPKQSIYAWRQADINTYFKAGREVDNRYSMNINYRSSHALIDSMNLFFLPNADFDTFHFQREDDEISYIPVEASSAKREFSFISNKQQQPGITVFNCSNKDEIAESVAKQVLLLLTDQGNKLKYKDVERNIRPSDIGILIRSNREGEAIKKELSKLGVPAITIDTNKVLMTSEARYVYYILRAIFDINKHTISRAILSPFTDFTKKDLQTVDLDKLLIEFGILKQMWESSGVYVALNKFIDDFQVREVLLNKNDRRALTNLLQIIEILHKTQNLRNLSALELMNWLKIAGEGLPMEGDEYEQRIEGDQEAVEIVTIHKSKGLEYHVVLAPFLDLKSELKKSNRSDGISFESFRSEDEYLFAPAEKLDEDQKSDVLLQKEQENRRLIYVAVTRAVYKCYIFKNNSNASKTSSLSYFVDAIHDLPEGDIHPYIDFADSPELDNNKRYTTEKTTQLDEHSITRAQNFSLKQRNWTKMSYTYLAKKPEYIFRDNRATNLVDYDHFVFKQLIRGSLAGNFLHHLFENIDFSREETWEPQVQASLSRYLPKQLDIAPMINELIRHVVSAKLKLGEEHFRLREVSRSKRLNELEFNFNVAAFQAWHLNQLSTAHAPFAIRSFEEMEGLMTGKIDMIFQHQDSYYILDWKSNYLGDSLVYYGDKELDQAMTQNNYHLQYLIYTLALKKYLQQRLVDFDYERNFGGVIYVFARGARADEDSGMYITKPPIEQIVKLESLLSAEHA is encoded by the coding sequence ATGAACAGAGTTAAACAAAACTTCCACAACTTCGATGTCCACTCCGTTGCCCTTGAGGGTCGGAATCTCATTGAAGCGAGTGCAGGAACGGGAAAAACATACTCCATTGCTATTTTAGTTCTTCGGCTAATATTAGAAAACAAGATCGGTATCAACAGCATCCTGATGGTTACCTTCACGAAAGCAGCTGTTGCTGAATTAGAAGAGCGAATCAGACTCTTTGTTCGAAATGCCTATAAAGTTGCGGAAGAGGGGGCATCTGCTGATCCGACCATCACGGCTATCGTTACTGATGCAGTGGCAAGGGATGGGAGGGAGGAGGTTATTCAGTTGCTCAAGGAAGCGAAATTGCTTCTCGACGAAACCGCCGTTATGACCATCCATAGCTTTTGTCAAGCAACTCTGAATGAATTTGCTTTGGAAACTAAGCAACTCTTTGGTTCGGATATGCTTCAAGATCTGTCGGCTATCCGTCAGCAGCAGGTCGACATCTTTTGGCGTAAAAACATAACCACCTTGCACCCGTTACTATTGAAAAGTCTGGCAGATATCGATTTTAACCGACAGCATATTTCAAAAATAATTGACAATACACTCGGTGGGCAGCGATTTCTATTTTATAATCCGGCACAGGTCTATCAGGTAACTGAAGAAGTTGAACAGCTTTTTTTACAACAACTAGATCAACTCGATAAGCAAAGACAAGAAAAGTGGGAAGAGCTGATCAGTGAGTTCAATCCACAAAAAGAAACGGTAATACAGAAATGTGAGGGCAACCGTTACGCAGAAAAGAGTCTATTGCCCTTGACCGACGATGCAGAAAGTTTTTTCACTATGTTAAACCAGCTAACGGAAAAAGCTTATGCTATAAAATTGTTTGGAGATTGGGTCGAAAAATTAACAACAGTCAATGCCATTCGGGAGCAATCACAGTTGGTGACCGAGAAGCTTGCTAACCATATTTTATCTGCCGCTATTCAGCAAATTACCAGTGGAATACAACGGTATAAAGATGATAACGGGCTGCTGTCATTTGATGATCTGATCCGCAAGCTCAATACAGCGATAAAAGCTGAGGGAAGTTCGAAATTGATCGAAAAGCTTCGTGAAAAGTATCAGGCTGTTTTTATTGATGAGTTTCAGGATACCGATAGGCTTCAGTATGAAATATTCGACCGGGCATTTGGTGATGGCACGATTGTATTTTATATCGGTGACCCAAAGCAGTCCATTTACGCTTGGCGGCAGGCCGATATCAATACCTATTTCAAAGCAGGTCGGGAAGTGGATAACCGCTACAGCATGAACATCAATTATCGTTCTAGTCACGCACTGATCGATTCGATGAATCTTTTTTTTCTTCCTAATGCTGATTTCGATACCTTTCATTTTCAACGAGAGGATGATGAGATCTCCTATATCCCGGTGGAAGCATCTTCGGCAAAAAGGGAATTCAGCTTTATCAGCAATAAGCAACAACAACCGGGTATTACGGTTTTTAACTGTTCTAATAAAGACGAAATTGCCGAATCTGTAGCAAAGCAAGTGCTTCTACTATTGACCGATCAAGGGAACAAGTTAAAATATAAAGATGTAGAGCGCAACATCCGACCGTCAGACATCGGGATTTTAATCAGATCCAATCGAGAGGGTGAAGCTATAAAAAAAGAGCTCAGTAAACTTGGGGTCCCCGCGATAACGATAGACACTAACAAGGTGTTGATGACATCGGAAGCGAGATACGTCTATTATATTCTAAGAGCTATTTTTGATATCAACAAACATACGATTAGCCGTGCTATCCTTAGCCCTTTTACGGATTTCACGAAGAAAGACTTACAAACTGTCGACTTAGATAAACTCTTGATTGAGTTCGGAATTTTAAAACAGATGTGGGAGTCGTCAGGTGTCTATGTTGCGTTGAATAAATTTATCGATGATTTTCAAGTCAGAGAAGTGTTGCTGAATAAAAACGATCGGCGTGCGTTGACTAACTTGTTGCAAATCATTGAAATTCTGCATAAAACACAAAATTTGCGGAATCTATCTGCCTTAGAGTTAATGAACTGGCTTAAGATTGCAGGAGAAGGGCTGCCAATGGAAGGTGATGAATATGAACAGCGGATAGAGGGTGATCAGGAGGCAGTGGAGATTGTCACAATTCACAAAAGCAAAGGGCTGGAGTATCATGTTGTTCTGGCACCCTTTCTTGATTTAAAATCTGAATTAAAGAAAAGCAATCGAAGTGATGGAATTTCCTTTGAAAGTTTTCGGTCGGAAGACGAATATCTATTTGCTCCGGCTGAAAAGTTGGATGAAGACCAAAAAAGTGATGTCCTTCTTCAAAAGGAGCAGGAAAACAGGAGATTGATCTATGTTGCGGTAACACGCGCGGTCTATAAATGCTATATCTTTAAAAATAATTCCAATGCATCGAAAACAAGTTCGCTTTCCTACTTTGTCGACGCAATTCATGATCTACCTGAGGGAGATATACATCCTTATATAGACTTTGCCGACTCGCCAGAGCTTGATAACAACAAGAGATATACAACCGAAAAGACTACTCAACTTGATGAGCATTCTATAACTCGGGCACAAAACTTTAGTTTGAAGCAGCGAAACTGGACTAAAATGAGTTATACCTATCTCGCTAAGAAGCCTGAGTACATCTTCCGAGATAATCGTGCAACAAATTTAGTTGATTACGATCACTTTGTATTCAAGCAGCTGATCAGAGGGAGTCTTGCTGGTAACTTTCTCCATCATTTGTTTGAAAATATTGACTTCAGTCGGGAAGAAACATGGGAACCTCAAGTGCAGGCCTCTTTGTCCCGTTATTTACCTAAACAGTTGGACATAGCGCCAATGATCAATGAATTAATACGGCATGTAGTGTCCGCGAAATTAAAATTGGGCGAAGAACACTTTCGGCTAAGGGAAGTCAGCCGATCAAAACGACTGAACGAGCTGGAGTTCAATTTCAATGTAGCTGCATTTCAAGCATGGCATTTGAACCAGCTCTCTACTGCACATGCTCCATTTGCCATCAGATCGTTCGAAGAAATGGAAGGCTTGATGACTGGCAAAATCGATATGATTTTCCAGCATCAGGATTCCTATTATATTTTGGACTGGAAGTCCAACTATTTGGGTGATTCTTTAGTATACTATGGAGATAAGGAACTAGACCAGGCGATGACCCAGAATAATTATCATCTACAATATCTGATTTATACCCTTGCGTTAAAAAAGTATCTGCAACAACGATTGGTAGATTTTGACTATGAACGTAACTTTGGAGGTGTAATTTACGTATTCGCACGCGGCGCAAGAGCTGATGAAGACAGCGGTATGTATATTACGAAACCACCAATCGAACAGATTGTTAAACTGGAAAGTCTTTTATCCGCCGAACATGCATAA